From the Accumulibacter sp. genome, one window contains:
- a CDS encoding TOTE conflict system archaeo-eukaryotic primase domain-containing protein, with protein MTTGRDAEVVRLRAENARLIGLLEAHGIAWHQPEPSSVPTAAASLTTDEKVAFFRRLFRGRMDVYPVRWENKAGKSGYSPACANEWRAGYCEKPRIKCADCGNRLLMPLTDQTIYDHLAGRHTVGVYPLLADDSCHFVAVDFDDADWRSDTQAFARSCRELGVPVALEISRSGNGAHGWIFFSSNVAARDARRLGTAIISHTCARTRQLELTSYDRLFPNQDTMPKGGFGNLIALPLQKVPRENGGSVFADDALRPYPDQWAFLTSVQPMAPHDIEPTIHRATGGSHPLDVTFITEEDQQEPWKRATPARQRLAGPMPASLTVIHANLLYFDKAQLPQALANRLIRLAAFQNPEFYKAQAMRLPVWDEPRVIGCAENFPNHIALPRGSLDAAQELLRENGIRCELRDERFGGESLDVSFAGTLRPDQEMAVSAMLRHDTGILCAPTAFGKTVTAAAVIARRGVNTLVLVHRTELLKQWQERLQAFLGAGKGVIGTIGGGKAKPTGKIDIAVMQSLSRQGETSELVENYGQVIVDECHHLSAFSFEAILKRARAKYVLGLTATPIRRDGRQPIIFMQCGPIRHTASKPAGAPQTLEVISRYLAARIDLAADAAIQDVFRHVASDTSRTATIADEIADVFTQGHKVLVLTERTEHLDAIGTALRDRIQPPFTLHGRMSKKQRATMISELDALPADAPRVLLSTGKLVGEGFDHPPLDTLVLAMPISWKGTLQQYAGRLHREHTDKTRVRIIDFVDAGHPALLRMWERRRHGYQAMGYRILSAPASYNLGFELVASNEASSAIPEAGMKAGTK; from the coding sequence ATGACGACGGGCAGGGACGCCGAAGTCGTCCGGCTGCGTGCCGAGAACGCCCGGCTGATCGGTTTGCTGGAAGCCCACGGCATCGCCTGGCACCAGCCCGAACCCAGCAGTGTGCCGACTGCGGCGGCATCACTGACCACCGACGAAAAGGTCGCTTTCTTCCGCCGTCTGTTTCGGGGCCGTATGGATGTCTATCCGGTCCGTTGGGAAAACAAGGCCGGCAAGAGCGGGTATTCGCCGGCCTGCGCCAACGAGTGGCGCGCCGGCTATTGCGAGAAGCCCCGCATCAAGTGTGCAGACTGTGGCAACCGGCTGCTGATGCCCCTGACGGACCAGACGATCTACGACCACCTCGCCGGCCGCCACACCGTCGGCGTATATCCGCTACTGGCGGATGACAGCTGCCATTTCGTCGCGGTGGATTTCGACGACGCCGATTGGCGCAGCGATACGCAGGCCTTCGCCCGATCCTGTCGCGAGCTGGGCGTCCCCGTCGCGCTGGAAATCTCACGCTCGGGCAACGGCGCCCATGGGTGGATTTTCTTCTCCTCGAACGTCGCTGCACGAGATGCACGGCGGCTCGGCACCGCCATCATCAGCCACACCTGTGCCCGCACCCGGCAACTAGAGCTCACGTCCTACGACCGGCTGTTCCCGAACCAGGACACCATGCCCAAGGGTGGCTTCGGCAACCTGATCGCCCTGCCGCTGCAGAAGGTTCCGCGCGAGAACGGTGGCAGCGTATTCGCGGACGATGCGTTGCGGCCTTATCCCGACCAATGGGCGTTCCTGACGTCGGTGCAGCCCATGGCGCCGCACGATATCGAACCGACGATCCATCGGGCCACCGGCGGCTCGCACCCGCTCGATGTCACATTCATCACCGAAGAGGATCAACAGGAGCCGTGGAAACGCGCGACACCAGCCAGGCAGCGGCTGGCGGGCCCGATGCCGGCATCCCTGACGGTGATTCATGCCAATCTCCTCTACTTCGACAAGGCGCAGCTTCCGCAAGCACTTGCGAACCGCCTGATCCGTTTGGCGGCCTTCCAGAACCCGGAGTTCTACAAGGCGCAGGCGATGCGCCTGCCGGTGTGGGACGAGCCGCGGGTGATCGGGTGCGCCGAGAATTTCCCGAACCACATCGCCTTGCCGCGCGGCTCCCTCGACGCCGCCCAGGAGTTGCTGCGTGAAAACGGCATTCGCTGCGAGTTGCGAGACGAGCGCTTCGGTGGTGAGTCGCTGGACGTGAGCTTCGCCGGGACACTTCGGCCGGATCAGGAGATGGCCGTGTCCGCGATGCTCCGTCACGATACTGGCATCCTGTGCGCGCCGACTGCCTTCGGCAAAACCGTCACGGCGGCGGCAGTGATAGCCCGGCGAGGAGTGAACACACTGGTGCTGGTGCATCGCACCGAGCTGCTCAAGCAGTGGCAGGAGCGGCTGCAGGCTTTTCTGGGAGCCGGGAAAGGCGTGATTGGCACCATCGGCGGCGGCAAAGCCAAGCCCACGGGCAAGATCGACATCGCAGTGATGCAGTCGCTCTCAAGGCAAGGCGAGACCAGCGAACTCGTCGAGAACTACGGGCAGGTGATCGTCGACGAATGCCATCACCTCTCGGCGTTCTCGTTCGAGGCAATCCTGAAGCGTGCCCGGGCCAAGTACGTGCTCGGGCTCACCGCCACGCCGATCCGGCGCGACGGGCGGCAGCCGATCATCTTCATGCAGTGCGGGCCGATCCGACATACGGCTTCGAAGCCAGCCGGCGCGCCACAGACTCTGGAGGTGATTTCCCGCTACTTGGCAGCTCGCATCGACCTCGCCGCCGATGCCGCCATCCAGGACGTGTTCAGGCACGTCGCCAGCGACACCAGCCGCACGGCGACCATTGCGGACGAGATCGCGGATGTCTTCACGCAAGGGCACAAGGTGCTGGTACTGACCGAGCGTACTGAGCACCTCGATGCCATCGGCACCGCGCTGAGGGACCGTATCCAGCCGCCGTTCACTCTGCACGGCCGCATGTCGAAGAAGCAGCGCGCCACGATGATCAGCGAACTGGATGCCCTACCCGCCGACGCACCCCGGGTACTCTTGTCCACCGGCAAGCTGGTCGGCGAGGGATTCGATCACCCGCCACTCGACACGCTGGTGCTGGCCATGCCAATTTCGTGGAAGGGCACGCTGCAGCAGTACGCCGGCCGTCTGCATCGCGAACACACCGACAAGACCCGTGTACGCATCATCGATTTCGTCGATGCCGGCCACCCGGCCCTGTTGCGGATGTGGGAGCGGCGACGGCACGGCTACCAGGCAATGGGCTACCGGATTCTCTCCGCCCCGGCCAGTTACAATCTGGGCTTCGAGTTGGTCGCTTCGAACGAGGCGAGTTCAGCCATCCCAGAAGCGGGTATGAAAGCGGGTACGAAGTGA
- a CDS encoding histidine phosphatase family protein, translating into MPTRIYLVRHGATELTAEDRFAGSSDVPLSDEGRRQVACLAERLKREKLDAAYASPLQRTMDTARAVVLAHGLKPIAEPGLREIDYGHWEGLRRSDVQCTFQAEYGSWQDDPFAVAPLGGESGVNVLNRALPTLRAIVERHRQRTVLLVSHKGTNRLLICSLLGLDPRTYRDRLEQSPAALSILEFTSGLRVRLCLLNDTSHYTGGQEIEQAP; encoded by the coding sequence ATGCCGACCAGAATCTACCTGGTGCGCCACGGCGCCACCGAACTCACTGCTGAAGACCGGTTCGCCGGCTCCTCCGATGTGCCCCTCTCCGACGAAGGCCGCCGGCAGGTGGCTTGCCTCGCCGAGCGGCTGAAGCGGGAGAAGCTGGATGCCGCTTACGCCAGTCCGCTGCAGCGTACCATGGACACCGCCCGTGCCGTCGTACTGGCCCACGGCCTGAAGCCGATAGCCGAGCCCGGCCTGCGCGAGATCGACTACGGTCATTGGGAGGGCCTGCGTCGATCGGACGTGCAGTGCACCTTCCAGGCCGAGTACGGCAGCTGGCAGGATGATCCGTTCGCCGTCGCTCCCCTCGGCGGAGAATCCGGCGTCAATGTACTCAATCGTGCTTTGCCCACACTGCGCGCCATCGTCGAGCGCCATCGCCAGCGTACGGTTCTGCTGGTCTCCCACAAGGGAACCAACCGGCTGCTGATCTGCAGCCTGCTCGGCCTCGACCCACGTACCTACCGCGACCGCCTCGAACAAAGCCCCGCAGCGCTGAGCATTCTCGAATTCACCAGTGGGCTGCGCGTCCGGTTGTGCCTGCTCAACGACACCTCGCACTACACCGGCGGACAGGAAATCGAACAGGCTCCTTGA
- a CDS encoding Fic family protein, giving the protein MDVVLDAMIQSNAVQITPEVLSLIAGIDEFKGAWRALGTLAPDRLSALRRVATIESIGSSTRIEGSKLSDREVERLLASLQIKAFTTRDEQEVAGYAEVMELAFSSWQDITLTENHIKQLHRDLLAYSEKDAWHRGNYKTSSNSVVAFDEGGKQIGVVFETATPYDTPRLMTELVTWFNELRTNDGLHPLLLIGVWVVVFLEIHPFQDGNGRLSRVLTTLLLLQAGYAYVPYSSLESVIEQSKEAYYLALRQTQGTIRTEAPNWQPWLIFFLRALAEQVRRLKRKVEREKLVLAALPELSLQIVEFAREHGRIAMGEAIRLTGGNRNTLKQHFRALVERGHLSQRGSGRGVWYELR; this is encoded by the coding sequence ATGGATGTAGTATTGGACGCCATGATTCAGTCCAACGCGGTCCAGATTACCCCCGAAGTCCTGAGCCTCATCGCTGGTATCGATGAGTTCAAGGGCGCCTGGCGTGCTCTCGGCACGCTGGCGCCGGATCGACTCTCGGCGCTGCGGCGGGTCGCCACCATCGAGAGCATCGGCTCGTCCACCCGCATCGAGGGCAGCAAGCTGTCGGACCGTGAGGTCGAGCGTCTGCTGGCCAGCCTGCAGATCAAGGCCTTCACGACGCGCGACGAGCAGGAGGTCGCCGGCTACGCCGAAGTCATGGAACTGGCGTTCTCCTCTTGGCAGGACATCACCCTGACCGAGAACCACATCAAGCAACTGCATCGGGATCTGCTGGCCTACAGCGAAAAAGACGCCTGGCACCGGGGTAACTACAAGACCTCATCCAACAGCGTCGTCGCCTTCGACGAAGGCGGCAAGCAGATCGGCGTGGTGTTCGAGACGGCGACACCCTACGACACGCCGCGTCTGATGACTGAACTGGTGACCTGGTTCAACGAGTTGCGGACCAATGACGGGCTCCATCCCCTGTTGCTCATCGGCGTGTGGGTCGTGGTGTTCCTGGAGATACACCCTTTCCAGGATGGCAACGGCCGCCTGAGCCGCGTACTGACCACCTTGCTTCTGCTGCAGGCCGGCTATGCCTACGTGCCTTACAGCTCACTCGAAAGCGTGATCGAGCAGAGCAAGGAAGCCTACTACCTCGCCTTGCGGCAGACCCAGGGCACGATCCGGACCGAAGCACCGAACTGGCAGCCTTGGCTGATTTTCTTCCTGCGCGCCTTGGCAGAGCAAGTGCGGCGGCTCAAACGCAAGGTCGAGCGCGAAAAGCTGGTTCTCGCCGCCCTGCCCGAACTGTCGCTACAGATCGTCGAGTTCGCGCGTGAGCATGGCCGCATCGCGATGGGCGAGGCAATCCGCCTGACTGGGGGCAACCGCAACACCCTCAAACAGCACTTCCGCGCTCTGGTGGAGCGCGGTCACCTCAGTCAACGCGGCAGTGGCCGTGGAGTTTGGTATGAATTGCGATAG
- the arsJ gene encoding organoarsenical effux MFS transporter ArsJ, producing the protein MSDPAAGKSNPARAGLRNYILVTGAYWADTVTDGAVRMLVLFYFYGLGYTPFAVASLFIFYEVFGILTNLFGGYIGARFGLKTTLFVGLGTQLAALSMLAFAPQSWLVVAWVMVSQALSGIAKDMTKMSSKSAVKLIVPEDASATLYRWVSILTGSKNALKGVGFFLGGLLLTLLGFQTALQLLAALVAVTLIAAALLMRGGLGEANRKAKFGQMFSRNGAVNKLAAARIFLFGARDVWFVVGLPVFLSSVLGWTFWQSGGFLAVWVIGYGIVQASTPGLLRSRVDEQHEPDGRTATILAFVLAALPAAIALALAAGIAPAVVVVAGLIVFGAVFALNSAVHSYLILAYTDSDKVAMNVGFYYMANAAGRLAGTVMSGALYQWGLQSGPSGGLVACLWASSAFVLVAGLLSLLLPRNPGPRTKPIRLGDLGD; encoded by the coding sequence ATGAGCGACCCAGCGGCAGGCAAGAGTAACCCGGCGCGCGCCGGGCTGCGCAACTACATCCTGGTCACCGGCGCCTACTGGGCGGACACGGTGACCGACGGTGCGGTGCGCATGCTGGTGCTGTTCTACTTCTACGGACTTGGCTACACGCCGTTCGCCGTCGCCTCGCTGTTCATCTTCTATGAAGTCTTTGGCATCCTGACGAACCTCTTCGGTGGTTACATCGGTGCCCGTTTCGGCCTCAAGACGACACTGTTCGTCGGCCTTGGCACGCAGCTCGCGGCGCTGTCGATGCTCGCCTTCGCGCCGCAGTCCTGGCTGGTCGTTGCCTGGGTGATGGTCTCGCAGGCGTTGAGCGGCATCGCCAAGGACATGACCAAGATGAGTTCGAAGAGCGCCGTCAAGCTGATCGTCCCCGAGGACGCTTCGGCGACCCTGTACCGCTGGGTGTCGATCCTCACGGGATCGAAGAACGCGCTCAAGGGCGTCGGCTTTTTCCTCGGCGGTCTGCTGCTGACGCTGCTCGGTTTCCAGACCGCGCTGCAGCTTCTCGCCGCACTCGTCGCGGTGACCCTGATCGCTGCCGCGCTGCTGATGCGCGGCGGTCTCGGCGAGGCGAACAGGAAGGCCAAATTCGGCCAGATGTTCTCGCGCAACGGCGCCGTCAACAAGCTGGCAGCGGCGCGCATCTTCCTTTTCGGCGCGCGCGACGTCTGGTTCGTCGTCGGCCTGCCGGTCTTCCTGTCCAGCGTCCTCGGCTGGACCTTCTGGCAGTCCGGTGGCTTCCTCGCGGTGTGGGTGATCGGCTACGGCATCGTCCAGGCGAGCACGCCCGGCCTGCTGCGCAGCCGTGTCGACGAGCAGCACGAGCCCGATGGGCGGACGGCAACGATCCTCGCTTTCGTTCTCGCTGCGCTGCCGGCAGCGATTGCGCTGGCGCTGGCCGCCGGCATTGCGCCGGCAGTGGTCGTCGTCGCCGGACTGATCGTCTTTGGCGCCGTCTTTGCGCTCAACTCGGCGGTGCATTCCTACCTGATCCTCGCCTACACCGACAGCGACAAGGTGGCGATGAACGTCGGTTTCTACTACATGGCGAATGCCGCTGGTCGCCTCGCCGGCACGGTGATGTCCGGTGCTCTCTACCAGTGGGGGCTGCAGAGCGGGCCCAGTGGCGGCCTCGTCGCCTGCCTCTGGGCGTCGTCGGCATTCGTCCTCGTCGCCGGCCTGCTGTCGCTGCTCTTGCCGCGCAACCCCGGGCCGCGGACGAAGCCCATCAGGCTCGGCGACCTCGGCGACTGA